TGTCACCGCCGCGACGAATCGCGGAATTGCCGTGTTGAACACGCCCGAGGGCAACAATATTACGACGGCTGAACACGCAATTGCGTTGCTCGTCGCACTGGCACGTCACATTCCTCAGGCCACGGCATCGATGAAGTCCGGCAAGTGGGAAAAGAAGAAGTTTCAGGGCATGGAACTCTTCAATCGAACGCTCGCGGTCGTGGGTCTCGGTAATATTGGAAGGATCGTCGCGTTGCGCGGCAAGGCGCTCGGGATGAAGGTCATTGCCTACGATCCCTTCACGACCCTCGAGCGGGCGCGGCAACTCGATATCGAGTTGGTCTCAGACTTTGACGAGATTCTGGCGCGTGCGGACATCATTACCGTGCATGTTCCGAAAACCAAGGACACTACCGGGCTCTTGAACCGCGAGACATTTGCCAAGGCGCGCAAAGGGCTGCTGGTGATCAACGCGGCCCGAGGTGGGATCGTCGACGAAGAAGCTCTGCTAGAGGCCCTCGAATCCGGCCAGGTCGGAGGTGCTGGGCTCGACGTGTTCGTCGAAGAGCCCCCCCCCGCGGACCATCCATTGCTCAACCACGAGCGCGTAATTTGCACGCCGCATCTCGGCGCGTCAACCGAACAGGCGCAGATCAATGTGTCGGTCGCGGTGGCGGAACAGATTTGTGACTACCTGCTCAACGACGTGGTGCGCAATGCGATCAACATGCCCTCGATCTCGCCCGAGTTGCTGAGCGAAGTTGGCCCCTTCCTGCGCCTGGCCGAAAAGCTCGGTCGTTTTCAGGGTCAGTTGTGCGTGGGGGCGATCGAACAGGTTGAAGTCGAGTACGCGGGTGAGGTGGCGGAATTGAACGTTGCGCCCATTACCATCGCGGTTCTCAAGGGCATCCTCGAGTCGGTTCGAGAGGGCGTCAACATGGTCAATGCCCGAAATGTGGCCCAGGAGATCGGGCTCAAGGTGATTGAGTCCAAGGTCACGGTGCCCCAGGACTTTGCGAGCCTGGTGAGCGTGCGGGTTCGCGGTTCCGAAGACCGGCTGATCGCCGGCACGATCTTTCACGGCGGGCAGCCACGCATTGTTCGCATCGACGACTTCATGCTCGAGGCGATCCCCGAAGGCCCGACGATCTTCATTCAAAACCACGATGAAGCGGGCGTGGTGGGCAACATCGGTACAATTCTGGGCGATGGTGGACTCAATATTTCCCGTATGCAGCTGGCACTCTTGCCGGACCGCAACCTGGCGGCGATGTTGGTGAACGTGGACGAACTACCGAGCGACGAGATCATGGAGCGGCTGCGCCAAAGTCCACACATGATCGCGGCACACCTGGTGGAGCTTTAGTATCTGGACGACGACTGGGATTTGGTAGTCATGGGAGTCACGAGAACAATGGGAGCAGCAGGCCAATGGCGACCGTAGTCGCGGTAGGCGCCCAGTGGGGCGACGAGGGTAAAGGGAAAATTGTAGATTGGCTGGCGCCAAGAGCAGACCTGGTCGCACGCTTTCAAGGCGGTAACAACGCCGGGCATACGCTCGTGGTGGACGGGGAAAAGACCGTCCTGCACATCGTGCCGTCAGGTATTTTGCACCCGGGCAAGATCAATTTGATCGGTCCGGGGGTTGTGGTCGATCCCGGCGCGCTGTTGATCGAAATTGCGGCCTTGACCGAGCGCAAGATTCTCAAGGATCCTTCGCGGCTCCGGGTTTCCGGGCGTGCGCACGTCATCTTGCCGTGGCACCTCGTGCTGGATCAGGCCCGCGAAGGTGCCGCGAGCGAGGACAAGAAGATCGGCACCACCGGCCGAGGCATTGGTCCGGCCTACGAAGACAAGGCGGCTCGCCGAGGGATCCGCATGGCCGATCTCCTGCACCCCGAAGAACTCGCGGCCAAATTGCGCGGGTTCGCCGAGTGGAAGAACTTCGAGTTGGTGAACTTCTACAAGGCCGACCCGATCGACGTAGAGGTGTTGATCGAAACGGCAGTCGGGTGGGGGCGCGAACTCGAGCCCTACATCGATCACACCGGAAGGATCCTCGATCGCACCCTGCGCGAAGGCAAGAGCGTGCTCTTCGAGGGCGCCCAGGGCACCTTCCTCGACATCGATCACGGGACGTATCCCTTTGTCACGTCTTCCAATTGCGTGGCCGGCGCCGTGTGCACCGGTTCCGGGATCGGGCCCACAAAGATTGATCGGGTACTCGGTATCACCAAGGCCTACACCACCCGGGTGGGTGCGGGACCCTTTCCCTCGGAACTCGACAACGCTCTCGGCGAACGCCTGCGGAAAGCGGGCTCGGAGTTCGGTGCAACGACCGGACGCCCAAGACGCTGTGGCTGGCTCGACGTCGTGATGTTGCGCGAGGCGGTTTGTGTGAACGGCATCACGGATCTGGCGATCAACAAGCTCGATATTCTGAGTGGCTTCAAAGAAATCCAGATCGCCACCGCGTACCGGATCGACGGCAAGCTCACCCATGATTTCCCCATGACCATGGCCGAGGTATCGCGGGCTGAGCCGGTGTACGAGAGCATGCCGGGTTGGGACGAGGACCTGAGGGAGGCCAGGCAGATCGAAGATCTGCCCGATCGTGCGCGTCGCTACATCGAGCGCATCGAGGCCCTGGTGGAAGTCCAGGCGGCGTTCATATCGGTCGGCCCAGGACGCGACGAGACTATCATGTGTACGGATCTCTTCAGGAGTTGAGCCCAGGAGCACTGAGATGAACCTGCGGCACTAAACTAGAGGTTCTATCTGACCGATGGATCAGGGGTCGTTGGCGCGTTGCGGGCATGTGCACAAAGCGGGCATTGACGGCGAGAATCATGAGGAATGACCGCCGTTGGGCAAAGCTTTTCGCATCCTGTCCGCCAATCTCAAGAACGGCGGTGCCGACCCCGAGGCCTTTGCCAACCTGGTCGCGTCACTTTCAGTGGACGTGCTGGCCCTGCAGGAGGTCTCCTTTGGACAGGCCGAACCCCTGACAGAACTATTTGACCACGGTGAGATCTACCCCGACGACAATTATGTTGGGCGAGGGCTGCTGAGCCGTTTTCCAGTCTGCGTTGAACGCATTCCAATGAGCTGGGGTTTCGTGCTGACGGCCCGCCTCGAGTCCCGCGATTGGAACCACCTGAGTGGCCCCGTCGAGATCACGAATCTCCACGTGGCCGCGCCCCACATCCTGGCTCCGCGCCCCGGCCTCGCTTTGCGCTGGCATCAGGCGCGCGAACTGGACGCCTACCTGGAACGGGCCGATCAAGAGACGCAACCCGGTCCCGCGAGACTCATGGTCGGCGACTTCAACGCGACGCCCGGCTGGCCCTGGTACCGGCGCATGGCTTCGCGTTTTACCGATGCCGCCGCCGAACTTGCGGCCAAGGCCGGAACCTCGACCGTGCCGACCTGGGGTCCGTGGCTCGGTGGACCCAAGCTACTGCGCATTGACCACGGGTTCATACGCGGACTGGAAGTCGAGGCATTCGAGGTTCTGGAGATCGCGGGTTCCGACCACAGTGCGCTCGTGATCGATCTCACCTACCCGGATTGAGCGCGAGAGCGTCTTTCTACCTACTATCTGCCCATCTGCCCATCTGCCGCTCGCGACGAATACCGCGGATTTCGGCATCAGAATCGTGCGCAGAGTACCAGTAGTAGAAGCGCGACAAACGTGAGGGCGGGGCAGGGTGCGCCCGCGCTCCCCGGCCCCGCTTTATGGTTGTTGGTGGGTGACATCAACTCAACGACCTCTTTGCTGCGTGCTTGTTTTCTTGTTCGCGTTCGTAACGTCAACCTGCGCGCTCGACTAGCGACGCCGGTGCTGGCGGATTGATTCCCAATTCACCGGTGCGGTGGTTACGACTGCCGCGCAGGCGCGGAAATTGCCCGGGGTGTGGACCTGCGAGGCATTGGCTGCAGAGTTGGCAGCTGATTTGGCAGTTTTCATAGACGCTCGATTCAATCCAGACCGTTGTGCATTTCGCATGGTTCTTGCTCTCCCTCTCCTTGACGTTTCCTTGTCGTTGCTCAGGAATAAAATTGGTGCGGGCGGGAAGTGATCTGAGGGGGTCATCTTCCCACCCGACTTTTTCTTTTCTTTTATTTTCTTTCTTCCTTCTCTACTTCTCTCTTCACGTCGCTCTTTTACTCGCTGCTGTTCCCCCGAGCTCTCGGAGTTAGGTGGCGTTCGAGGAGCCGCCGGCAGTTGGTTCCTCGAATGAACCCGTGCAGACTCGATTCACAGTACGCGAAAATAAAGCGAAAACAACCGTGAGGCGAAAATAAAGCGAAAAACTTTCGAAGTCGCAGGCGACCCTCCTTTAACCCGCGAAATCACTCACCATTCTGGCTCGACACGCCCACAGGGCAGTGGTACCCACTGCCCGGGCCCATAGCTCAGTTGGCAGAGCAGTGGAC
Above is a genomic segment from Myxococcales bacterium containing:
- a CDS encoding adenylosuccinate synthase produces the protein MATVVAVGAQWGDEGKGKIVDWLAPRADLVARFQGGNNAGHTLVVDGEKTVLHIVPSGILHPGKINLIGPGVVVDPGALLIEIAALTERKILKDPSRLRVSGRAHVILPWHLVLDQAREGAASEDKKIGTTGRGIGPAYEDKAARRGIRMADLLHPEELAAKLRGFAEWKNFELVNFYKADPIDVEVLIETAVGWGRELEPYIDHTGRILDRTLREGKSVLFEGAQGTFLDIDHGTYPFVTSSNCVAGAVCTGSGIGPTKIDRVLGITKAYTTRVGAGPFPSELDNALGERLRKAGSEFGATTGRPRRCGWLDVVMLREAVCVNGITDLAINKLDILSGFKEIQIATAYRIDGKLTHDFPMTMAEVSRAEPVYESMPGWDEDLREARQIEDLPDRARRYIERIEALVEVQAAFISVGPGRDETIMCTDLFRS
- a CDS encoding phosphoglycerate dehydrogenase, translated to MVKVLVSDDLAAEGLEVFRQAHGIEVIEKTGMSPGELLEVIGDIEGLAIRSATKVTADVIAAADKLRVIGRAGIGVDNVDVTAATNRGIAVLNTPEGNNITTAEHAIALLVALARHIPQATASMKSGKWEKKKFQGMELFNRTLAVVGLGNIGRIVALRGKALGMKVIAYDPFTTLERARQLDIELVSDFDEILARADIITVHVPKTKDTTGLLNRETFAKARKGLLVINAARGGIVDEEALLEALESGQVGGAGLDVFVEEPPPADHPLLNHERVICTPHLGASTEQAQINVSVAVAEQICDYLLNDVVRNAINMPSISPELLSEVGPFLRLAEKLGRFQGQLCVGAIEQVEVEYAGEVAELNVAPITIAVLKGILESVREGVNMVNARNVAQEIGLKVIESKVTVPQDFASLVSVRVRGSEDRLIAGTIFHGGQPRIVRIDDFMLEAIPEGPTIFIQNHDEAGVVGNIGTILGDGGLNISRMQLALLPDRNLAAMLVNVDELPSDEIMERLRQSPHMIAAHLVEL
- a CDS encoding endonuclease/exonuclease/phosphatase family protein, translated to MGKAFRILSANLKNGGADPEAFANLVASLSVDVLALQEVSFGQAEPLTELFDHGEIYPDDNYVGRGLLSRFPVCVERIPMSWGFVLTARLESRDWNHLSGPVEITNLHVAAPHILAPRPGLALRWHQARELDAYLERADQETQPGPARLMVGDFNATPGWPWYRRMASRFTDAAAELAAKAGTSTVPTWGPWLGGPKLLRIDHGFIRGLEVEAFEVLEIAGSDHSALVIDLTYPD